A genomic window from Fibrobacterota bacterium includes:
- a CDS encoding glycosyltransferase codes for MTPLELLGGAQVATLVAAVGVLLANRLRAPRIRSGVHLTDPVRSVSVLVPVRDEMENLPSLLDAWRRVEHPDWEMLVLDDGSVDGSLAYLRERAREFPRLRVVQGLPLPPGWRGKNWACQQLWEQADGDLVLFCDADVVVAPQALVATVALLEKERAGLVSGFGRQESIHPLVGSVVSLVVDLPLRAFLPLRLAADRPEPSLAAAVGQWMMYTRDAYRTIGGHRAVANLVSEDLALARKAKRAGVKVVAALAEDVLSVRMYRTTAQVWTGFVKNFADLGGGGAGGWVAAMAFAMWFYVLPVAIFAVGSGVLSVAPIVLLAILVASASPGMRTGLRNLAWFPIGAPFLVGIGLRSALNPFWPVAWKGRVL; via the coding sequence ATGACGCCGCTGGAGTTGCTGGGTGGTGCGCAAGTCGCGACCCTCGTCGCCGCTGTGGGGGTCCTGCTGGCCAATCGTCTTCGGGCGCCTCGGATCCGATCGGGTGTCCACTTGACGGATCCTGTCCGGTCCGTGAGCGTGCTGGTTCCGGTGCGCGACGAGATGGAGAACCTCCCTTCCCTGTTGGACGCGTGGAGGCGGGTGGAGCATCCCGACTGGGAAATGCTCGTGCTGGACGATGGCTCGGTGGACGGAAGTCTTGCGTACCTGCGCGAACGCGCCCGGGAATTTCCCCGGCTTCGCGTGGTGCAGGGGCTGCCGTTGCCCCCGGGGTGGCGTGGCAAGAACTGGGCCTGCCAACAGCTTTGGGAACAGGCCGACGGGGATCTGGTGTTGTTCTGCGATGCGGATGTCGTCGTGGCCCCGCAGGCGCTGGTGGCCACGGTGGCGCTTCTGGAGAAGGAGCGTGCGGGCTTGGTCAGCGGATTCGGCAGACAGGAATCGATACATCCCTTGGTGGGTTCGGTGGTCTCGCTGGTGGTGGACCTGCCGCTGCGCGCCTTTCTGCCGCTGCGCCTGGCAGCAGATCGTCCCGAGCCCTCCCTGGCGGCGGCGGTGGGGCAGTGGATGATGTACACCCGCGACGCCTACCGGACCATCGGGGGGCATCGTGCCGTGGCCAACCTCGTGTCGGAGGATCTCGCGCTGGCCCGCAAGGCCAAACGCGCCGGAGTGAAGGTGGTGGCGGCCCTGGCGGAAGATGTCTTGTCCGTGCGCATGTACCGCACCACCGCCCAGGTGTGGACGGGATTTGTCAAAAACTTCGCGGATCTCGGCGGGGGCGGAGCTGGTGGGTGGGTGGCGGCCATGGCCTTCGCGATGTGGTTTTATGTGCTTCCCGTGGCGATCTTCGCGGTCGGCTCGGGTGTGTTGTCGGTCGCACCGATCGTGTTGTTGGCGATTCTCGTGGCTTCGGCTTCTCCCGGGATGCGCACCGGGCTGCGGAATTTGGCGTGGTTCCCCATCGGAGCGCCGTTTCTGGTGGGAATCGGATTGCGTTCGGCATTGAATCCATTCTGGCCGGTGGCCTGGAAAGGAAGAGTCCTGTGA
- a CDS encoding lysophospholipid acyltransferase family protein: MSMCLQVRLRADAGLDPKRPVVFVSNHHSWWDGFLVRELQRKLMPTSPLWSVMLERELAPRGWLRHLGCLGVSPGEGLSVRKLLRNLSEISRRPGPWAVSYFPQGSIRPANSRPLGFRSGIERILPVLGEVQVVPVALRIEPLNTRRPHAFVWAGAPLECKLGGSWSLRELEAALETHLDALDRELVDLAEHASVKWPGEILR; the protein is encoded by the coding sequence ATGTCCATGTGCCTGCAGGTGAGGTTGCGCGCCGATGCGGGCCTGGACCCCAAGCGACCCGTGGTGTTCGTCTCCAACCACCATTCGTGGTGGGATGGATTCCTGGTGCGCGAGCTGCAGCGGAAGTTGATGCCGACTTCGCCTCTGTGGAGCGTGATGTTGGAACGCGAGTTGGCTCCGCGTGGTTGGTTGCGCCATTTGGGGTGTTTGGGAGTTTCACCCGGCGAGGGCTTGTCCGTGCGGAAGTTGCTACGGAATCTGTCGGAGATTTCCCGTCGTCCCGGTCCCTGGGCCGTCTCGTACTTTCCACAAGGCAGCATCCGCCCGGCAAACTCGAGGCCGCTGGGATTCCGATCCGGGATCGAACGGATCCTTCCGGTGCTGGGCGAGGTGCAGGTGGTCCCGGTCGCGCTTCGGATCGAACCGTTGAACACGCGCCGCCCCCACGCCTTCGTCTGGGCAGGTGCTCCTCTGGAATGCAAACTCGGTGGGTCCTGGTCTCTTCGCGAGCTGGAAGCGGCCCTCGAGACCCATCTGGACGCATTGGACCGTGAGCTGGTGGATCTGGCCGAACACGCCTCCGTGAAATGGCCGGGGGAGATCCTGCGATGA
- a CDS encoding carotenoid biosynthesis protein, giving the protein MEARTLSHPLEKVAIVGLGLWTVLALLGHAFFPPGSEAPVSLPIALDVFRTGFAQSQILLSALVLIILVRESPRGSAMGLVAVFLASWVIEAVGVQTGIPFGAYAYAEGLGLHLPGEVPWSVPLSWAAATLGVHLFLRRFAPDAGWIRRVFAGSMLLLAWDLVLDPAMSSVLPFWIWGTDGFWYGVPASNLLGWYVSGAVFLGMLEVFASRFERIPSAGILGGYLLLLCATPSAMVAMAGYWFAIAVSLLVAAAGLILVRQKTSRSVGDRVPAAPEDRMDFMARHSRSFRFASRFLSPRLREVVGGVYCWCRVTDDLVDEAEGLSASDVEHRLGVWEELSRRAYEGNHTGIALLDDVFGRMAAEGIPFEIASDLIAGMRMDLAPSPFESPRELRLYSYRVASTVGLWVTRSSGVSDPCVLECAEALGHAMQLTNILRDVGEDLSRGRVYIPLSDLREAGLELSDLKDYAEGTRAIDDRWRGLMETLMARADADYRLSLVGMAYLPGSLQTGVAVAAAVYQGIHGAIRRNGYDNFRRRAVTGGLEKIGLGARGWWAMRRVAARVTPVPSLAGGVP; this is encoded by the coding sequence ATGGAAGCCAGAACTCTATCGCATCCGCTCGAAAAAGTCGCCATTGTGGGTCTGGGACTCTGGACCGTACTCGCGTTGCTGGGCCATGCCTTCTTCCCACCGGGCAGCGAGGCCCCGGTGTCCCTGCCCATCGCTCTGGATGTTTTCCGTACGGGCTTCGCCCAGAGCCAGATCCTCCTCTCGGCGCTGGTTTTGATCATCCTGGTCCGTGAAAGTCCGCGCGGCTCAGCCATGGGCCTGGTCGCGGTTTTCCTCGCATCCTGGGTGATCGAGGCTGTCGGCGTCCAAACGGGGATTCCTTTCGGAGCCTACGCCTACGCGGAGGGGCTGGGACTGCATCTTCCTGGCGAGGTTCCCTGGAGCGTGCCGTTATCGTGGGCAGCAGCGACCTTGGGTGTCCACTTGTTCCTGCGGCGATTCGCTCCCGATGCCGGTTGGATCCGTAGGGTGTTCGCCGGCTCGATGCTGCTTCTGGCCTGGGACCTGGTGCTGGATCCCGCCATGAGCTCGGTATTGCCTTTTTGGATCTGGGGAACGGACGGTTTTTGGTACGGCGTTCCCGCTTCCAACCTCCTTGGGTGGTACGTGTCCGGCGCGGTGTTTCTCGGGATGCTCGAGGTGTTCGCTTCCCGTTTCGAGCGAATCCCTTCCGCGGGGATCCTGGGGGGCTACCTGCTCCTGCTGTGCGCGACCCCGTCGGCGATGGTGGCGATGGCCGGTTATTGGTTTGCGATCGCGGTTTCGCTCCTGGTGGCCGCCGCGGGATTGATCCTGGTGAGACAAAAAACGTCCCGATCCGTGGGTGATCGGGTCCCGGCCGCGCCCGAGGATCGCATGGACTTCATGGCCCGCCATTCCCGATCGTTTCGTTTCGCCTCGCGGTTCCTGTCGCCGCGATTGCGCGAGGTGGTGGGTGGGGTCTATTGCTGGTGTCGGGTCACCGACGATCTGGTCGACGAAGCGGAAGGGCTGTCCGCTTCGGACGTCGAGCACCGACTGGGAGTATGGGAAGAACTGTCTCGCAGGGCCTACGAGGGCAACCACACCGGAATCGCGCTTCTCGACGACGTGTTTGGACGCATGGCCGCGGAGGGGATCCCTTTCGAGATCGCCTCCGACCTGATCGCGGGAATGCGAATGGACCTCGCTCCCTCGCCGTTCGAATCTCCTCGCGAGTTGCGCCTCTACAGCTACCGCGTGGCCTCCACCGTCGGGCTCTGGGTCACGCGATCCTCCGGCGTGAGCGATCCTTGCGTGCTGGAGTGCGCGGAAGCGTTGGGGCATGCCATGCAACTGACCAACATCCTGCGGGATGTCGGGGAGGATCTGTCGCGCGGTCGCGTGTACATCCCCCTTTCGGATCTGCGCGAAGCTGGACTGGAGCTTTCCGATCTGAAGGACTACGCCGAGGGCACTCGCGCGATCGACGACCGATGGAGAGGGTTGATGGAAACCCTGATGGCCAGAGCGGATGCCGACTACCGGTTGTCCCTGGTGGGGATGGCCTACCTGCCGGGATCGCTGCAGACGGGTGTCGCGGTCGCGGCGGCCGTCTACCAGGGGATCCACGGAGCGATCCGCCGCAACGGATATGACAATTTCCGGCGCCGCGCGGTCACCGGCGGGCTGGAAAAGATCGGCCTGGGAGCGCGAGGCTGGTGGGCGATGCGGAGGGTCGCCGCCCGTGTGACGCCGGTCCCCAGTCTCGCGGGGGGCGTGCCGTGA
- the hcp gene encoding hydroxylamine reductase: MSMFCYQCQEAAHGTGCEIKGVCGKTPTTAALQDALVHAARGVAIFAQAARSQAELPADTAEWLRVALFTTITNANFDDQAIFERIHEGLTLRASLQDLCARKEIVVALANTDAATFSATNVDEMVALAQNLGVKRTVNEDVRSLRELLTYGLKGLAAYLHHAAELDAFDTEVESFLERALAATIDDSLDGATLTALVLEAGQKAVSAMALLDGANTGRYGNPEITKVKIGVGKRPGILVSGHDLADLEQLLEQSTDAGVDIYTHSEMLPAHSYPGLKKFPHLYGNYGNAWWQQNKEFESFRGPILFTTNCIVPPPKSASYADKVYTTGAAGFPGFRHVLKREDGTKDFSEIIALAKTCPAPVELEQGEILGGFAHDQILKLAGPVVEAVKSGAIKKFVVMAGCDARQKERSYYTDYAANLPADSVILTAGCAKYRYNKLELGDIGGIPRVLDAGQCNDSYSLAVTALKLKEVFGLEDINDLPIEYNIAWYEQKAVIVLLALLHLGVKNIRLGPTLPAFLSPGVANVLVSAFGLKGINTVEEDMASSFGAPESAVDATLA; encoded by the coding sequence ATGTCGATGTTCTGCTACCAATGCCAGGAAGCCGCCCACGGAACCGGCTGCGAAATCAAGGGCGTCTGCGGCAAGACCCCCACCACCGCCGCCTTGCAGGACGCCTTGGTCCATGCCGCCCGCGGCGTGGCGATCTTCGCCCAGGCCGCACGCTCGCAGGCGGAACTTCCCGCCGACACCGCCGAGTGGCTGCGTGTGGCGCTCTTCACCACCATCACCAACGCCAACTTCGACGACCAGGCCATCTTCGAACGGATCCATGAGGGCCTGACGTTGCGCGCCTCCCTCCAGGACCTGTGCGCACGCAAGGAAATCGTGGTGGCGCTGGCCAACACCGACGCGGCGACATTTTCTGCCACCAACGTGGACGAGATGGTGGCGCTGGCCCAGAACCTGGGCGTCAAGCGGACCGTGAACGAAGATGTCCGTTCGCTGCGCGAACTTCTGACCTACGGACTCAAGGGGCTGGCCGCCTACCTGCACCACGCCGCCGAATTGGACGCGTTCGACACCGAAGTGGAATCCTTCCTGGAACGCGCCTTGGCCGCCACCATCGACGACTCGTTGGACGGCGCGACCCTCACCGCTCTGGTGCTGGAAGCCGGACAAAAAGCGGTATCGGCCATGGCCTTGCTGGACGGTGCCAACACGGGCCGTTACGGCAACCCCGAAATCACCAAGGTGAAGATCGGTGTTGGCAAACGCCCCGGAATCCTGGTGTCGGGCCACGATCTGGCCGATCTGGAACAGCTCCTGGAACAGTCCACGGACGCAGGGGTCGACATCTACACGCACAGCGAGATGCTCCCGGCCCACAGCTATCCCGGCCTCAAGAAATTCCCGCACCTGTACGGCAACTACGGCAACGCCTGGTGGCAGCAGAACAAGGAATTCGAGAGCTTCCGCGGTCCCATCCTGTTCACCACCAACTGCATCGTTCCTCCGCCGAAGTCGGCCAGCTACGCAGACAAGGTCTACACCACCGGCGCGGCTGGATTCCCGGGATTCCGCCACGTGCTCAAGCGCGAGGACGGCACCAAGGACTTCTCCGAAATCATCGCCTTGGCCAAGACTTGTCCGGCGCCTGTTGAGCTGGAGCAGGGCGAGATCCTGGGCGGATTCGCGCACGACCAGATCCTGAAGCTCGCGGGCCCCGTGGTGGAGGCGGTGAAGTCCGGCGCCATCAAGAAGTTCGTGGTGATGGCCGGCTGCGACGCGCGCCAAAAAGAGCGTTCCTACTACACGGACTACGCGGCCAACCTTCCGGCAGATTCCGTCATCCTCACTGCAGGTTGCGCGAAGTACCGCTACAACAAGCTGGAACTGGGCGACATCGGCGGGATCCCGCGGGTGCTGGACGCCGGCCAGTGCAACGACTCCTACAGCCTGGCCGTGACCGCGCTCAAGCTGAAGGAAGTGTTCGGATTGGAGGACATCAACGACCTGCCCATCGAATACAACATCGCCTGGTACGAACAGAAGGCCGTGATCGTCCTGTTGGCGCTGTTGCACCTGGGCGTGAAGAACATCCGCCTCGGACCCACCTTGCCCGCGTTCTTGTCGCCTGGTGTGGCCAACGTGCTCGTGAGCGCTTTCGGGCTCAAGGGCATCAACACGGTGGAAGAAGATATGGCCAGCTCCTTCGGAGCCCCCGAAAGCGCGGTGGACGCGACGTTGGCCTGA
- a CDS encoding TIGR02147 family protein: MEQPTPYDYNDYRRYLTDWHAARQAADPEFSKSEVSRQLGLPRTRSYFTDILAGKRITGTFLDRFILLLGLDKDEARYFRVLVRFNQAESPEDRELSFDQLVALNKTPRQSLEQKHYLYYRHWWNGAIRALLEIGDYSDDEPGRLAKDLTPAITPGEAKASIELLLELGLVAKNNQGFLKPTARNLATPESSRDELVRQLQIQQLELAQRSLLMPPSVDRRTFSNTISVSDAGWEMILQRIERFREELRSIVHRDPDSPNRVAQFTLSFIPLTRKATP; this comes from the coding sequence ATGGAACAGCCAACTCCCTACGACTACAACGACTACCGGCGCTACCTGACAGACTGGCATGCCGCTCGCCAGGCCGCCGACCCCGAATTCTCCAAAAGCGAGGTGTCGCGCCAGCTCGGGCTCCCGCGAACGCGCAGCTACTTCACGGATATTCTCGCTGGCAAGCGGATCACAGGGACCTTTCTGGATCGCTTCATCCTTCTCCTGGGATTGGACAAGGACGAAGCCAGGTACTTTCGGGTCCTGGTCCGCTTCAACCAGGCGGAAAGTCCTGAAGACCGCGAGCTCTCGTTCGACCAATTGGTCGCGCTGAACAAAACACCGCGCCAATCCCTGGAACAGAAGCATTACCTGTACTACCGCCACTGGTGGAACGGGGCCATCCGCGCGCTCCTGGAAATCGGTGACTACAGCGACGATGAGCCGGGGCGCTTGGCCAAGGACCTCACACCTGCCATCACCCCAGGCGAAGCCAAGGCTTCGATCGAGCTTCTCCTGGAGTTGGGTTTGGTCGCGAAGAACAACCAGGGCTTTCTCAAGCCCACCGCGCGCAACCTCGCCACGCCGGAAAGTTCGCGGGACGAATTGGTGCGGCAGTTGCAGATCCAGCAGCTGGAGCTTGCCCAGCGCAGTCTCCTGATGCCTCCGTCCGTCGATCGGCGCACCTTCTCCAACACCATCTCGGTGTCGGATGCGGGATGGGAAATGATCCTCCAGCGCATCGAACGCTTCCGCGAGGAGCTCCGCTCCATTGTCCACCGCGATCCGGATTCTCCCAATCGCGTCGCCCAATTCACCCTGAGCTTCATTCCTCTCACTCGAAAGGCCACCCCATGA
- a CDS encoding META domain-containing protein: protein MRMLRLIPLLVSLALAVTGCNESPSLTRSDEVDGTGSVAFRLTARQADSLAGVADTLRVVVDNGTTKHWTRVPLGANAELSALPPGVWNVVVTLTRGQATVYQGSGFVTVVGGRTVPAKILLSPATGNLTVEIGIDPVRKLPIGLQQTWILESFPGMDTMAVQPTLQLLESGASIGSGLWNSASRGAWSADDSLLWLDNDLTIKGGNACVLSAPSGRPQNAFCKLFGKPLRWSIANPAEQLSLTDPTTGHILAIFRSSIAPLPRIEFDPYAVVGVWGLLSMPIEGLDHASGSMLIFDSTGRISGTIACNSVSGSWRLNSDGKLSISGFSSTFVSCEDSVTNLVIRGMHLLAFSPAPWSIDTTASGMEEISLFSPFTGVKVAVFSLARFGRTYPAAATGLPPIDVVKRPTDRLLPLFE, encoded by the coding sequence ATGCGAATGCTCCGACTGATCCCGTTACTCGTTTCCCTGGCCTTGGCAGTCACCGGCTGCAACGAATCCCCCTCCCTGACTCGAAGCGACGAGGTTGATGGAACGGGGAGCGTGGCGTTTCGACTCACCGCGAGACAGGCAGACTCCTTGGCAGGGGTCGCGGACACCCTGCGGGTCGTGGTCGACAACGGCACCACCAAGCACTGGACTCGCGTCCCTCTGGGAGCCAATGCGGAGCTGTCCGCACTGCCTCCCGGAGTCTGGAACGTGGTGGTGACCCTCACGCGGGGCCAAGCAACAGTGTACCAGGGATCCGGATTCGTGACGGTGGTCGGTGGCCGGACGGTTCCCGCAAAAATTCTCCTCTCACCGGCCACGGGGAACCTCACCGTGGAAATCGGCATCGACCCGGTGCGGAAACTCCCGATTGGACTGCAACAAACCTGGATCCTGGAGAGTTTCCCCGGCATGGACACCATGGCTGTGCAGCCTACCCTACAGCTTCTGGAATCGGGAGCGTCCATCGGCAGCGGGCTTTGGAACAGCGCCTCTCGCGGAGCCTGGTCCGCCGACGACTCCCTCCTTTGGCTCGACAACGATTTGACGATCAAAGGCGGGAACGCTTGCGTCCTGAGCGCCCCGTCGGGAAGACCCCAGAACGCATTCTGCAAGCTTTTCGGCAAACCCTTGCGCTGGTCCATCGCCAACCCGGCCGAGCAGCTCTCGCTGACCGACCCCACAACCGGACATATTCTGGCAATCTTCCGCTCGTCCATCGCCCCCCTGCCCCGCATCGAATTCGACCCCTACGCGGTTGTGGGAGTCTGGGGGCTGCTTTCCATGCCCATCGAAGGCCTGGACCACGCCAGCGGATCCATGCTGATCTTCGACTCGACCGGCAGAATCTCGGGAACCATCGCTTGCAATTCCGTGTCGGGATCCTGGAGGCTGAACAGCGACGGAAAACTGTCGATCTCGGGCTTTTCCTCCACCTTCGTTTCGTGCGAGGATTCCGTTACCAATCTGGTGATTCGGGGGATGCATCTATTGGCCTTCTCCCCGGCCCCCTGGTCGATCGACACCACCGCATCGGGCATGGAGGAGATCAGCCTGTTCAGCCCGTTCACCGGAGTAAAAGTTGCGGTCTTCTCACTGGCACGGTTCGGGCGGACGTATCCTGCGGCCGCAACGGGCCTTCCTCCGATCGATGTGGTGAAGAGGCCCACAGACCGGCTGCTGCCGTTGTTCGAATAG
- a CDS encoding ABC transporter ATP-binding protein codes for MISVTDLVYRYPAHLALDGISFELPRGSIAALVGPNGAGKTTLMKCLAGLARPWRGTVTLAGIDVVASPREAHRHLGFLQDFFGVWSDMTVKHCLLHFARAQDVPQEQIPQRIEQTLALLGLTDKASALSSHLSRGQRQRLAIGQAIIHRPEFLILDEPASGLDPEARIELGRTFLRLREEGMTLLVSSHILAELDQYADRLLVIQSGKLLQSERLTGLAAKVAPHRDLDIFLSDATSSWVDRISGWEWVESVRENQGRIQLRLVGGDAEQTGLLARLMSEGAPVLEFRLREDSLQDRYLQLVGGKS; via the coding sequence ATGATCTCTGTGACAGATCTTGTCTATCGGTATCCCGCCCATCTGGCGCTCGACGGCATCTCCTTCGAGCTTCCCCGTGGGAGCATCGCCGCCCTGGTGGGGCCCAATGGGGCGGGAAAGACCACCCTCATGAAGTGTCTGGCCGGACTGGCCCGACCTTGGCGCGGCACCGTCACGCTCGCGGGCATCGACGTTGTCGCCTCCCCTCGCGAGGCCCATCGGCATCTGGGCTTCCTGCAGGACTTCTTCGGCGTGTGGTCGGACATGACCGTAAAGCACTGTCTGTTGCACTTCGCCCGCGCGCAGGATGTGCCCCAGGAGCAGATCCCCCAGCGGATCGAACAGACTCTCGCGCTCTTGGGTCTGACCGACAAGGCCTCGGCGCTTTCCAGCCATCTTTCGCGAGGGCAGCGCCAACGGCTCGCCATCGGCCAGGCGATCATCCATCGGCCGGAATTTCTGATCCTCGACGAGCCCGCTTCCGGCTTGGATCCCGAGGCGCGCATCGAGTTGGGCCGCACCTTCCTGCGATTGCGCGAAGAAGGCATGACCCTCCTGGTGAGTTCGCACATCCTTGCCGAACTCGATCAATACGCCGATCGCCTGCTGGTGATCCAGTCGGGAAAACTCCTGCAGTCCGAGCGGCTGACAGGTCTTGCCGCGAAGGTCGCCCCGCACCGCGATCTGGACATTTTCCTCTCCGATGCGACCTCTTCCTGGGTGGATCGGATCTCCGGATGGGAATGGGTGGAGTCGGTGCGCGAGAACCAAGGTCGCATCCAGCTGCGGCTGGTGGGCGGGGATGCCGAACAGACCGGGCTTTTGGCTCGGCTGATGTCCGAAGGTGCGCCCGTCTTGGAATTCCGTCTGCGGGAGGATTCCCTCCAAGATCGCTACCTCCAACTGGTCGGAGGCAAGTCATGA
- a CDS encoding M18 family aminopeptidase, protein MLESLADDFLAFLASSPSPWHAARELAARLERCGFQQVSRTDRFSREVAKGFLVEGGAVVAWIAPKDGPGRLALGLAHTDSPCLRVRPHAELISCGCRRLSVETYGGLLNHTWLDRELVVAGRVCVEDPQGIREALVQVDGLRPIVPSLAIHLDRQVNERGLVLDRERHLTPLAGLLEGPAFLTLLGRSVGAAPDQILSWDLCLADAAPPSLAGTGDLVVSPRLDNLSSTFALVRALESASARPDTAIVVAFLDAEEVGSGTAQGADSSFLSQILERLALSWGLDREGFHAWCAKGIALSADMAHAVHPSYPDRHTPHHAPVLGQGPVLKWNAGLRYSTTAATAAVLRSLAQSQAIPLQTFAMRADLGCGSTVGPIVASQLAIPTVDCGAPMLAMHSARETMALVDQLLSERLYRAFLENA, encoded by the coding sequence ATGCTTGAGTCGCTGGCCGACGACTTCCTCGCCTTTCTCGCATCGTCCCCTTCTCCCTGGCACGCCGCGCGCGAACTCGCCGCACGCCTGGAGCGATGCGGGTTCCAGCAGGTCTCCCGAACCGATCGTTTTTCTCGCGAGGTGGCCAAGGGCTTCCTGGTGGAAGGCGGGGCGGTGGTCGCCTGGATCGCCCCGAAGGATGGGCCCGGGCGTTTGGCGCTGGGTCTGGCCCACACCGACAGTCCCTGTCTGCGCGTCCGCCCCCATGCCGAGCTGATCTCCTGCGGTTGCCGCCGATTGTCGGTGGAAACCTACGGGGGCTTGCTGAACCACACCTGGTTGGATCGGGAACTGGTGGTGGCAGGGCGGGTTTGCGTGGAAGATCCCCAAGGGATCCGCGAGGCATTGGTGCAGGTGGACGGCCTGCGCCCCATCGTACCCTCCTTGGCCATCCATCTGGATCGCCAGGTCAACGAACGGGGGTTGGTGCTTGATCGCGAGCGCCATCTGACCCCGCTGGCGGGACTTCTGGAAGGTCCCGCATTCTTGACTCTGCTCGGTCGTTCGGTCGGCGCCGCACCTGATCAGATTTTGTCCTGGGACCTTTGCTTGGCGGATGCCGCGCCTCCCTCTCTCGCGGGAACCGGCGATCTGGTGGTCTCGCCCCGTCTGGACAATCTTTCTTCCACCTTCGCGCTCGTGCGAGCGCTGGAGTCCGCCAGCGCCCGACCGGACACGGCGATCGTGGTGGCGTTTCTGGATGCGGAGGAAGTCGGTTCCGGCACGGCGCAGGGGGCCGATTCCAGCTTCCTTTCCCAGATCCTGGAACGCCTGGCGCTTTCCTGGGGGCTGGATCGCGAAGGCTTCCACGCCTGGTGCGCCAAGGGAATCGCCCTATCCGCCGACATGGCGCATGCCGTCCACCCATCCTACCCGGATCGGCACACGCCCCACCATGCGCCAGTGCTGGGCCAGGGCCCCGTGCTCAAATGGAATGCCGGGCTCCGCTACAGCACCACCGCCGCCACGGCCGCGGTCCTGCGCTCCCTGGCCCAGTCCCAGGCGATTCCGCTGCAGACCTTCGCCATGCGGGCGGATCTGGGCTGCGGATCCACCGTGGGCCCCATCGTTGCGAGCCAGTTGGCCATTCCGACGGTGGATTGCGGAGCGCCGATGCTGGCTATGCACAGTGCCCGCGAGACCATGGCCCTGGTGGATCAACTCCTTTCCGAACGTTTGTATCGCGCCTTCCTGGAAAACGCGTAG
- a CDS encoding YkgJ family cysteine cluster protein — MSDVRLSTPGEFLALSKAVDWDFSDLERLHAAIQTKCARQEELPGLACRKGCHHCCRRIPSLLPVEFAYLAHATASQDGGLRSELHPGEALCGLLDAQGACRFYERRPVVCRTHGLLILSEAGLDHCPWNFQDLEEIDESLPFALESLHETSLRVNLAFLRRSYPDSWRELASVRVVFQP; from the coding sequence GTGAGCGATGTGCGGTTGTCGACGCCTGGTGAATTCCTGGCCCTGTCCAAGGCCGTGGACTGGGACTTCTCCGACCTCGAGCGGCTGCACGCCGCCATCCAAACCAAGTGCGCGCGGCAAGAAGAGCTTCCGGGATTGGCCTGCCGCAAGGGATGCCACCATTGCTGTCGACGGATTCCGTCTCTATTGCCGGTTGAATTCGCGTATCTGGCCCACGCCACCGCCAGCCAGGATGGCGGGCTTCGCTCCGAGCTCCACCCTGGCGAGGCGCTTTGCGGTCTGCTGGACGCCCAGGGGGCCTGCCGGTTCTACGAACGCCGGCCGGTGGTTTGCCGCACCCACGGGCTCCTGATCCTGTCCGAGGCCGGTCTGGATCATTGCCCCTGGAACTTCCAGGACCTGGAAGAAATCGACGAGTCCCTGCCCTTTGCACTGGAGTCCCTCCACGAGACGTCGCTACGGGTGAATCTCGCCTTTTTGCGCAGGTCCTACCCTGATTCTTGGCGGGAGCTGGCTTCGGTCCGAGTCGTTTTCCAGCCCTAG
- a CDS encoding DivIVA domain-containing protein, which produces MNITPLDIRKQEFNRKMRGYDPEEVQGFLDQVATALEASNAMVAELEERLKESESRLGHYRLIEQNLQDAALTVQRSLDETKRLAEKEAELIVREAHSRAEREAESLKDRVVRLQTDIATLEMQRANFLVRLKAVVRSQGDLIEAMELEASLGKAAPNRDEY; this is translated from the coding sequence GTGAACATCACTCCCTTGGATATCCGCAAACAGGAATTCAACCGCAAGATGCGCGGATACGACCCGGAAGAAGTCCAAGGGTTCCTCGATCAGGTGGCCACCGCTTTGGAAGCCTCCAACGCCATGGTCGCCGAACTGGAAGAGCGTCTGAAGGAATCGGAAAGCCGACTGGGTCACTACCGTCTCATCGAGCAGAATCTCCAAGATGCTGCCCTGACCGTGCAACGATCGTTGGACGAGACCAAGCGTCTGGCGGAAAAGGAAGCCGAGCTCATCGTGCGCGAAGCCCATTCCCGTGCCGAGCGCGAGGCGGAATCCTTGAAGGACCGCGTCGTGCGCCTCCAGACGGACATCGCCACATTGGAGATGCAGCGCGCCAACTTCCTGGTTCGCCTGAAGGCCGTGGTTCGGTCCCAAGGCGATTTGATCGAGGCCATGGAGCTGGAAGCCTCCTTGGGCAAGGCCGCCCCCAACCGCGACGAATACTGA
- a CDS encoding YggT family protein, whose product MSSSGFFSDLVSALGLTAIFAILLRQVLSFRSWSSGTTLFRALEALTEPWFSVIRRHIPRGRGIDFSPWVALAVAAGLTFFLRLLLSRGTA is encoded by the coding sequence ATGAGTTCCTCCGGTTTTTTTTCAGACCTGGTTTCGGCGCTGGGATTGACGGCGATCTTTGCGATCCTGTTGCGCCAGGTCCTGTCGTTTCGCAGCTGGAGTTCTGGAACAACCCTGTTTCGGGCGCTTGAAGCGCTGACCGAACCTTGGTTTTCGGTGATCCGCCGCCATATTCCACGAGGACGAGGTATAGATTTCTCCCCTTGGGTCGCCTTGGCCGTGGCGGCCGGGCTCACTTTCTTTCTTCGACTTCTCCTTTCGCGAGGCACTGCGTGA